The following are encoded together in the Bradysia coprophila strain Holo2 unplaced genomic scaffold, BU_Bcop_v1 contig_87, whole genome shotgun sequence genome:
- the LOC119084574 gene encoding ferritin subunit-like — MKPIILIVIAYVTIASGKLQCDIRPLRLPTDWLDMEGGCVGAVKRQIQEEIDASIKYMAMGVHFSQDVVSRPGFAEFFFQSATEKREQAVKLIEYLLMRTPLSQVADLIKVNAPEVKYWKGTIALEDALKTEAAITKKIKYVIQKCEEDDRSNDYHMVDFLTVEFLDKQYHDQRNLAEKISTLKKMMKSAINDSIGEFLFDKQFLA, encoded by the coding sequence ATGAAACCAATTATTCTCATCGTTATCGCATACGTGACCATTGCCAGCGGTAAACTGCAATGCGATATACGACCATTACGTCTGCCAACAGATTGGTTGGACATGGAGGGAGGCTGTGTAGGTGCTGTGAAACGACAAATTCAAGAAGAAATCGATGCTTCCATCAAGTACATGGCAATGGGTGTACATTTCTCTCAAGACGTGGTTAGTCGGCCTGGATTTGCtgagtttttctttcaatcaGCTACGGAGAAGCGTGAACAGGCCgtcaaattaattgaatatttgTTAATGCGCACACCACTTAGCCAAGTGGCCGATCTGATAAAGGTCAATGCACCGGAAGTAAAATACTGGAAAGGAACAATTGCCCTAGAAGACGCTTTGAAGACCGAGGCCGCCATTACGAAGAAGATCAAATATGTGATACAGAAATGTGAAGAAGACGATCGGAGTAACGATTATCATATGGTGGACTTTTTGACCGTGGAATTTTTGGACAAACAATATCATGACCAACGCAATTTGGCTGAGAAGATTTCCACATTGAAAAAGATGATGAAATCGGCAATCAACGATTCGATTGGAGAATTTTTATTCGACAAACAGTTTTTggcttaa
- the LOC119084576 gene encoding LOW QUALITY PROTEIN: guanylate cyclase 32E (The sequence of the model RefSeq protein was modified relative to this genomic sequence to represent the inferred CDS: substituted 1 base at 1 genomic stop codon) translates to MKLTSIKWWCCVAWFNYQYFVCCNGNTCQPCQPNSDPLDPLPSALPLTSSKYHHPEHSVNRTDNDIWIGFLAGYGNAKVILGALPLAVDDVNDDSTLLPGRTLRYIAYDIGKELTSSIAIKCVESSFXNSKRKETKAFISRKMTEWREKYDVAAIIGPDEHCRSEALVADAWNLPMISYKCTDTVVSNKTIYHSFARTLAPASKVSKSVVSLLNEFNWNKFTIVADNRAWGLDVAHAVKTLAEQRNFTVTALKEFSDYIPTQISVMEDIVDKTYKTTRIYVFIGEHIAMIDFIKCLQDRNLLRTGEYMVISVDDEIYNPRKHYTILRRDYLDPYLSSKPTLQVDLNSFRSVLKLSMTYPMEKFFSEDCEKIKRYAAKNFSLPIHKSVTVSVPISAAHLYDAVIIYSRAVTEVIKMGGDIRNGTAIMSEIFNRKFRSIQGFDDYIDSKGDAEGNYTVVALQDVSDDPGEPPQMKSVGYFYYSSKSSIIPEFKYNDADTQIQWVNSMPPAAEPECGFHGDGCKSDTWRYALIGSGSAFIILIVGAFLFKHYRYEQKLACLLWKVDMKEVTLISTETSDSSTRTKSLIQTCRPSLISEGTSKRAYTSIGLYRGNIVAVKRIQKRCVDLTRTIRKELKQMREVHHENIITFIGASVDNGSVAVLTSYCARGSLEDVLMNDDLYLDQMFISSLVSDILKGLIYLHDSDIVSHGNLRSSNCLVDSRWVCQLTDFGLHEFKFGQEEPNRDEMEFKRSLWKSPELLRLANPPARGTQKGDVYSFGIVLFEIIGRNGPWGVTSLSNEKIVERVKSPSLVGGFFRPPIKNLNMPDYVRQCLKLCWEEEPDERPDIRLIRVKLKEMQSGLKPNIFDNMLAIMEKYAYNLEGLVQERTNLLYEEKKKTETLLLRMLPKTVAESLKRGEKVEAENFDCVTIFFSDLVGFTELCVQSTPFEVVEMLNDLYTCCDSIISNYDVYKVETIGDAYMVVSGLPIRNDNDHVSEIASMALHILDKVAKLEIKHRPGELLKIRIGIHSGQCVAGVVGLKMPRYCLFGDTVNTASRMESSGEELKIHISETTHYLLTLVGGFKCKERGLTFIKGKGDMRTYWLLSEDDERIQRRFGSNSEMQQNSLPKNVAPDLISSNVNADSSPEQLDRAPAENHKFIRQRARSSYIGLLNDNLPKNAWMDPLTLTYQRQDFQRPCALCSSHMRPLLSRKSTKLGSASINCNMLQSLKENVDNLDNLDGHEQSDCTCMFNFQTFWNSQHNRKVCYEVNRWPRSAPHITFMEV, encoded by the exons atgaaattaacttCAATTAAGTGGTGGTGTTGTGTCGCATGGTTCAattatcaatattttgtttgctGTAACGGAAACACTTGTCAGCCGTGCCAACCGAATTCAGATCCATTGGATCCATTACCCTCGGCATTACCATTGACATCGTCTAAGTACCATCACCCTGAACACAGCGTGAATCGAACAGACAACGATATTTGGATTGGCTTTTTAGCTGGTTATGGCAATGCAAAG GTCATACTAGGAGCGCTACCGTTGGCTGTCGACGATGTAAACGACGATTCAACGCTACTGCCCGGACGAACATTACGATATATTGCTTACGATATTGGCAAGGAGTTGACGTCCTCGATAGCCATCAAGTGTGTAGAAAGCTCGTTTTGAAATTCCAAACGAAAGGAGACCAAAGCTTTTATTTCTAGAAAAATGACCGAATGGCGGGAGAAATACGATGTAGCCGCGATAATTGGACCGGATGAACACTGTAGATCGGAAGCATTGGTTGCTGATGCTTGGAATCTGCCAATGATATCGTACAAGTGTACCGATACAGTTGTCAGCAACAAGACAATTTATCACAG TTTTGCTAGAACACTTGCACCAGCTTCAAAG GTTTCGAAAAGTGTCGTATCCTTGCTCAAcgaatttaattggaataaATTTACCATAGTCGCTGATAATCGGGCTTGGGGATTGGACGTAGCCCATGCAGTAAAA ACATTGGCTGAACAAAGGAATTTCACAGTGACGGCTTTAAAAGAGTTTTCCGATTACATTCCAACACAGATTTCCGTTATGGAAGATATTGTCGACAAAACCTATAAGACAACACGAA TTTATGTATTCATTGGAGAGCACATTGCTAtgattgattttattaaatgtttACAAGATCGGAATTTACTTCGAACTGGTGAATATATGGTGATATCGGTCGATGACGAAATATACAATCCACGGAAACATTACACCATATTGAGACGAG aTTACCTGGATCCATACCTCAGCTCTAAGCCAACGCTTCAGGTGGATTTAAATTCTTTCCGTTCTGTATTGAAGCTAAGCATGACATATCCGATGGAAAAGTTTTTCAG TGAAGATTGTGAGAAAATCAAGAGATATGCAGCCAAAAATTTCAGCCTGCCAATCCATAAAAGTGTTACGGTATCGGTTCCGATATCAGCAGCACATTTGTACGACGCCGTGATCATATATTCTCGGGCCGTCACGGAGGTCATCAAAATGGGCGGCGATATCAGAAATGGTACAGCAATTATGTCTGAAATctttaacagaaaatttcgTTCCATTCAGGGCTTTGAT GACTACATTGATAGTAAGGGAGATGCAGAAGGTAATTATACTGTGGTTGCACTGCAAGATGTAAGCGACGATCCAGGCGAACCACCTCAAATGAAATCTGTTGGATATTTCTACTATTCAAGCAAATCATCCATCATTCCC GAATTCAAATACAACGATGCTGATACACAAATTCAATGGGTTAATTCCATGCCACCAGCAGCCGAGCCGGAATGTGGCTTTCATGGTGATGGATGCAAAAGCGACACTTGGCGATACGCTCTTATTGGTAGTGGAAGTGCATTTATTATCTTGATTGTCGGAGCATTTCTGTTCAA ACATTACAGATACGAACAGAAATTGGCCTGTCTGCTGTGGAAAGTTGATATGAAAGAAGTGACACTCATTTCAACCGAAACATCGGATTCGTCCACTAGAACAAAGAGCCTG aTTCAAACATGCCGACCTAGTTTGATTTCGGAAGGAACTTCGAAAAGAGCGTACACGAGTATCG GCCTTTATCGGGGAAATATTGTTGCTGTTAAGCGCATACAAAAGCGATGTGTAGACCTGACAAGGACAATACGTAAAGAACTCAAACAAATGCGAGAG GTTCATCATGAGAACATCATTACGTTCATTGGTGCATCAGTTGATAACGGTTCGGTAGCCGTTCTAACATCATACTGTGCACGTGGAAGCTTAGAGGATGTCCTAATGAATGACGATTTGTACTTagaccaaatgtttatttcgtCGTTGGTCAGTGACATCTTGAAGGGTTTGATCTATCTGCACGACAGTGACATTGTTTCGCATGGTAATTTGAGATCCAGTAACTGTTTGGTCGACAGCAGATGGGTGTGCCAATTGACTGATTTTGGACTTCATGAATTCAAGTTCGGTCAGGAGGAGCCGAACAG GGATGAAATGGAATTCAAGCGTAGCCTATGGAAATCACCAGAATTACTCAGACTCGCTAATCCTCCAGCTAGGGGTACGCAAAAAGGGGACGTGTACTCTTTCGGCATTGTCTTATTTGAAATTATCGGACGAAATGGCCCCTGGGGTGTGACCAGCCTATCAAACGAAA AAATCGTTGAACGGGTGAAATCACCATCTTTGGTCGGAGGATTCTTTCGACCACCCATCAAGAACCTTAACATGCCGGACTATGTGCGACAGTGTCTGAAACTTTGCTGGGAAGAAGAGCCGGACGAACG ACCCGATATTCGATTGATTCGTGTGAAACTTAAGGAAATGCAGTCAGGACT AAAGCCAAATATTTTCGACAACATGCTGGCGATCATGGAAAAGTATGCGTACAATCTCGAGGGTCTCGTTCAAGAGCGAACGAATTTGCTGTACGaggaaaagaagaaaacgGAAACGCTGCTCCTGCGAATGCTGCCAAA AACTGTAGCTGAATCACTGAAACGAGGCGAAAAGGTCGAAgccgaaaatttcgattgtgtGACCATCTTCTTCAGTGATTTGGTTGGTTTTACTGAACTATGCGTTCAGAGTACACCGTTTGAAGTGGTTGAAATGCTGAACGATCTGTACACTTGCTGCGATTCGATTATTTCGAATtatgacgtttacaag GTTGAAACTATCGGTGACGCATACATGGTTGTGTCTGGATTGCCCATCCGGAACGACAACGATCATGTTAGTGAAATTGCTTCGATGGCCTTGCACATCTTAGATAAAGTTGccaaattggaaataaaacaCCGGCCGGGAGAACTGCTGAAAATCCGTATCGGAATACATTCTGGCCAGTGTGTTGCTGGTGTTGTTGGATTGAAG ATGCCACGATACTGTTTATTTGGCGACACGGTGAACACAGCATCGCGTATGGAAAGTTCTGGTGAAGAGTTAAAAATTCACATATCTGAAACGACCCACTATCTACTCACTCTGGTTGGTGGTTTTAAGTGTAAAGAGCGCGGGCTAACATTTATCAAA GGCAAAGGAGACATGAGAACATACTGGCTGTTAAGTGAAGATGACGAGCGTATTCAACGAAGATTCGGTTCGAATAGCGAAATGCAGCAGAACTCTTTGC CAAAAAATGTTGCTCCTGATCTGATCAGCAGTAATGTCAACGCTGATTCGTCACCGGAACAACTAGATAGGGCACCAGCTGAAAATCACAAATTCATTCGACAACGGGCACGATCATCCTATATTGGCCTGCTGAACGATAATCTGCCCAAAAATGCCTGGATGGATCCGCTAACTTTGACATATCAACGACAAGACTTTCAGCGACCGTGCGCTTTATGCAGTTCTCACATGAGGCCGCTACTTTCCAGAAAATCGACGAAACTCGGCTCAGCGTCGATAAACTGTAACATGCTGCAATCATTGAAGGAAAATGTGGACAACTTGGACAATTTGGATGGGCACGAACAGAGCGATTGCACTTGTATGTTCAATTTTCAGACTTTTTGGAACAGTCAGCATAATAGGAAAGTTTGCTATGAAGTGAACAGATGGCCTCGATCAGCGCCTCATATAACATTTATGGAAGTTTAA